In Odontesthes bonariensis isolate fOdoBon6 chromosome 9, fOdoBon6.hap1, whole genome shotgun sequence, the following proteins share a genomic window:
- the LOC142388242 gene encoding extracellular calcium-sensing receptor-like, whose product MLGGIFSFHSSWENKHNTYTQKPLPLQCTSLNFREFQFAQAMLFAIEEINNSTDLLPGISLGYNIYDTCGSIARSVKVALALTNGIDNVSSTSEAPCTRPAQVQAIMGETSSSPSTAIATVIGPFHIPLISHFSTCACLSDKTKYPSFLRTVPSDYYQSRALAQLVKHFGWTWVGAVRTNDDYGNNGMATFTETAQQLGICLEYSVSVFRTDPSEKIRKVIEIIKASTSKVVVAFLSHMDMDVLIHELSNHNLTGYQWVGSESWIFDSQIAAVDKNHILDGAIGLSIPKAHVSGLREFMFDVKPLILSNNDLFTEFWEALFSCRFKQSKSTDIQRDCTGHEDLTGVHNSFTDMSLMPIFNNVYKGVYAVAHALHGILSCNKTCNNNMQLDPFTILRHIKWINFTTKEGDDVYFNENGDPPAKYEIINWQPRENNIVDFVTVGLYDASLPADKQLNLLDMPLMWTQGSHQVPASVCSEKCPPGTRKVLQKGKPVCCYDCIRCADGEMSNITDSITCVRCPPEYWSNERRDACIKKELVFLSYEEIMGTLLTAASLFGTCMTAVVAFIFFRYRKTPLVKANNSELSFLLLFSLTLCFLCSLTFIGRPSEWSCMLRHTAFGITFVLCISCVLGRTMVVLMAFKARLPGRNAMKLFGPTQQRLSVLGFTLIQIIICILWLTVSPPFPYNNFKEFKDKIILECALGSPVGFWAVLGYIGFLAILCFIFAFLARKLPDNFNEAKFITFSMLIFCAVWITFIPAYVSSPGKFSVAVEIFAILASSFGLLICIFIPKCYIMLLKPEKNTKKSIMGKGAPK is encoded by the exons ATGCTGGGGGGAATATTctccttccacagcagctgggaGAACAAACACAATACCTACACACAAAAACCTCTGCCACTGCAATGTACCAG TTTGAATTTCAGAGAGTTCCAGTTTGCTCAAGCTATGCTTTTTGCCATTGAAGAAATTAACAACAGTACAGACCTACTGCCAGGCATCTCTCTGGGCTATAATATATATGATACTTGTGGTTCCATTGCCAGAAGTGTCAAAGTTGCACTTGCCTTAACCAATGGCATTGACAATGTGTCTTCAACATCTGAGGCACCATGTACCAGACCTGCACAAGTGCAGGCTATAATGGGTGAAACTTCCTCCTCTCCTAGCACAGCAATAGCTACTGTCATTGGACCCTTTCATATTCCACTG ATCAGCCACTTTTCCACATGTGCTTGCCTCAGTGATAAAACCAAGTATCCATCCTTCCTCAGAACAGTGCCTAGTGACTACTACCAGAGCAGAGCCTTGGCTCAGTTGGTCAAGCACTTTGGCTGGACTTGGGTTGGAGCTGTTAGAACCAATGACGATTATGGCAATAATGGCATGGCTACATTCACAGAAACTGCACAGCAGCTAGGCATCTGTCTGGAATATTCTGTGTCTGTCTTTAGAACAGATCCATCAGAAAAGATTAGAAAAGTAATTGAAATCATCAAGGCTTCAACCTCAAAGGTCGTTGTTGCTTTCCTCTCACACATGGATATGGATGTACTCATACATGAGTTGTCCAACCACAACTTGACTGGGTACCAGTGGGTTGGTAGTGAATCCTGGATCTTTGATTCTCAAATTGCAGCTGTGGATAAGAATCACATCCTGGATGGAGCCATAGGTCTTTCCATCCCCAAAGCACATGTCAGCGGTCTGAGAGAGTTCATGTTTGATGTAAAACCACTTATTCTATCCAATAATGACTTGTTTACAGAGTTCTGGGAGGCATTATTTAGTTGTAGGTTCAAGCAATCAAAGTCAACAGATATTCAGAGAGACTGTACAGGACACGAGGATCTGACTGGAGTGCATAACAGCTTCACTGACATGTCACTTATGCCCATTTTCAACAATGTCTATAAAGGAGTGTATGCAGTGGCCCATGCTCTTCATGGTATTCTCAGCTGCAACAAAACATGTAACAACAACATGCAGCTGGATCCATTCACG ATTTTGCGGCACATAAAATGGATTAACTTCACAACGAAGGAAGGAGATGACGTTTACTTTAATGAGAATGGAGATCCACCAGCAAAGTATGAAATTATAAACTGGCAGCCAAGAGAAAACAACATTGTGGACTTTGTCACAGTTGGTCTTTATGATGCGTCGTTACCTGCAGACAAACAACTGAATCTGCTAGATATGCCTTTAATGTGGACACAGGGCTCACACCAG GTGCCTGCGTCAGTTTGCAGTGAGAAGTGTCCCCCGGGAACACGTAAAGTTCTCCAGAAAGGAAAGCCTGTTTGCTGCTATGACTGTATAAGATGTGCAGACGGAGAAATGAGCAACATTACAG ATTCTATCACCTGTGTGAGATGCCCTCCTGAATACTGGTCAAATGAGAGAAGAGATGCCTGTATAAAAAAGGAGCTTGTGTTTCTATCATATGAAGAAATTATGGGAACACTGCTCACTgctgcctctttgtttggaACATGCATGACTGCTGTTGTAGCATTCATTTTCTTCAGATACAGGAAAACTCCTCTCGTCAAGGCAAACAACTCTGAGCTGAGTTTCCTGCTGCTCTTCTCCTTAACTCTGTGTTTCCTGTGCTCTCTGACTTTCATCGGCCGACCCTCTGAGTGGTCCTGCATGCTGCGACACACAGCATTTGGCATCACCTTTGTCCTCTGCATCTCTTGTGTTCTTGGGAGAACAATGGTAGTTTTAATGGCATTTAAAGCAAGACTTCCAGGCAGAAATGCAATGAAATTGTTTGGACCCACACAGCAGAGACTCAGTGTGCTGGGTTTCACTCTTATACAAATCATCATATGCATTCTATGGTTGAcagtttctcctccttttcCATATAATAATTTTAAGGAATTCAAGGATAAAATCATTTTAGAGTGTGCTCTGGGCTCTCCTGTAGGCTTCTGGGCTGTGCTTGGTTACATTGGATTTCTGGCcatattgtgttttatttttgcttttctgGCTCGAAAACTGCCAGATAATTTCAATGAGGCCAAATTTATAACCTTTAGTATGCTGATATTCTGTGCAGTATGGATCACTTTCATCCCAGCATATGTTAGCTCCCCTGGGAAGTTCAGTGTTGCAGTAGAAATCTTTGCCATTCTGGCATCCAGTTTTGGATTACTAATTTGTATCTTTATCCCAAAATGTTACATCATGTTACTAAAACCAGAAAAGAATACAAAAAAGAGTATAATGGGGAAGGGGGCACCAAAATAA
- the LOC142388240 gene encoding extracellular calcium-sensing receptor-like encodes MLLIANLMFVLLLAVRGEKPVCQTYGTKELSQFSKEGDINIGGIFSFHQNPVTVNPALEVNPGTIQCDGLDPGELQYAYTMMFAIEEINNSSELLPDLTLGYRIFDSCPSIPLSIRASLNLMNRYESGNGSCSKLSSVQAVIGDTTSTSTIGIARTLGPFHIPVISHSATCACLSNRRDYPSFFRTIPNDIYQSKALAKLVKHFGWTWVGAIRTNSDYGNDGMSAFLEAAKGEGVCVEYSVAIYRTDPRKWFLEVVDIVKKSTSKVIVAFADGTDLDILIKELHAQNVTGLQWVGSEGWITYRYIASPINYAVVQGAVGFAALNAHIPGLKEFLACSMPSTTPGNQGLVELWEKVFSCRLFPKPETAQDPVIACSGTETLRDVKISFTDVSDASLLNNIYKATYAVAHAFNMLFNCKEGQGPFENNTCANIKDVQPWQVLHYLKQVNFTTKTGENVFFDELGDPVARYALVNWQMDKTGYIQFETIGYYDASRPDGQQFEMKAGVQAVWAGNNLEVPRSVCSESCLPGTRRAFIKGKPICCFDCITCADGEFSNTTNAVKCDKCPPEYKSNEERNNCDMKAIEFLTFTELMGVLLVAFSVFGACLAMSVALTFFYHRHTPIVRANNSELSFLLLFSLSLCFLCSLTFIGRPSEWSCMLRHTAFGITFVLCMSCVLGKTIVVLMAFRATLPGSNLMKWFGPAQQRLSVLGFTLIQILICILWLTINPPYPYRNSKYYTEKIILECALGSPVGFWGVLGYIGLLAMLCFGLAFLARKLPDNFNEAKFITFSMLIFCAVWITFIPAYVSSPGKFTVAVEIFAILASSYGMLCCIFFPKCYIILLKPEKNTKKHLMGKGTTRAL; translated from the exons ATGCTGCTGATTGCCAACCTgatgtttgttttgcttttggcTGTGAGAGGAGAAAAGCCTGTGTGTCAAACATATGGGACAAAAGAACTGTCTCAGTTTTCTAAGGAAGGAGATATCAACATTGGAGGCATTTTCTCCTTCCACCAGAACCCAGTTACTGTCAATCCAGCTCTTGAAGTCAACCCAGGAACAATCCAGTGTGACGG gctGGACCCAGGTGAACTTCAGTATGCATACACCATGATGTTTGCCATAGAAGAAATAAATAACAGCTCAGAGCTGCTACCAGATTTGACACTCGGTTATAGGATCTTTGACTCCTGCCCTAGTATCCCTCTCTCCATCAGGGCATCACTAAATCTAATGAACAGGTATGAAAGCGGAAATGGCAGCTGTAGCAAACTCTCCAGTGTGCAGGCTGTCATAGGGGACACCACTTCCACTTCTACAATAGGTATTGCACGTACATTGGGACCCTTCCATATACCTGTG ATCAGTCATTCAGCCACTTGTGCATGTCTTAGCAACAGAAGAGACTATCCCTCTTTCTTTAGAACTATACCTAATGATATCTATCAAAGCAAAGCATTGGCAAAGCTTGTGAAACACTTTGGCTGGACCTGGGTCGGAGCCATAAGAACTAATAGTGACTATGGAAATGATGGCATGTCCGCTTTCTTGGAAGCAGCAAAAGGggaaggtgtgtgtgttgagTATTCAGTGGCGATTTATCGAACTGATCCCAGGAAGTGGTTCTTAGAAGTGGTGGATATTGTAAAGAAATCCACCTCCAAAGTCATAGTTGCGTTTGCTGATGGCACAGACCTCGATATTCTTATCAAGGAGCTTCATGCTCAGAATGTAACAGGCCTGCAGTGGGTGGGAAGTGAGGGGTGGATTACATATCGCTACATTGCCTCCCCTATAAACTATGCTGTAGTTCAGGGGGCAGTGGGCTTTGCAGCACTGAATGCTCACATCCCTGGACTGAAGGAGTTTCTCGCTTGCAGCATGCCCTCCACCACACCAGGGAATCAGGGACTTGTTGAGTTGTGGGAGAAAGTGTTCAGCTGCCGACTGTTTCCTAAACCAGAGACTGCTCAGGATCCTGTTATAGCCTGTAGTGGGACGGAGACTCTGAGGGATGTGAAAATATCCTTCACTGATGTTTCAGATGCCAGCCTGCTGAATAATATTTACAAGGCCACATATGCAGTCGCTCATGCATTTAACATGCTATTTAACTGCAAAGAAGGACAGGGGCCTTTTGAGAACAACACGTGTGCTAACATAAAAGACGTACAACCATGGCAg GTGCTGCACTACCTAAAGCAGGTCAATTTCACCACTAAGACtggtgaaaatgtgttttttgatgAGTTGGGTGACCCTGTTGCACGTTATGCACTGGTAAACTGGCAGATGGATAAGACAGGATACATACAGTTTGAAACCATCGGTTACTATGATGCCTCTCGGCCTGACGGTCAGCAGTTTGAGATGAAAGCAGGTGTACAAGCAGTTTGGGCAGGAAATAATCTCGAG GTGCCAAGGTCTGTTTGCAGCGAAAGCTGTTTGCCAGGGACTCGTCGGGCTTTCATCAAGGGCAAACCTATCTGCTGTTTTGATTGCATCACCTGTGCTGACGGGGAGTTCAGCAACACAACAA ATGCAGTGAAATGTGACAAATGCCCGCCTGAGTACAAGTCCAATGAAGAGAGGAATAACTGTGACATGAAAGCAATTGAGTTCCTCACCTTCACGGAATTAATGGGTGTACTGTTGGTCGCCTTCTCTGTCTTTGGCGCATGCCTTGCAATGTCTGTAGCCCTAACATTTTTCTACCACAGACACACTCCTATCGTCAGAGCCAACAACTCTGAGCTGAGTTTCCTGCTGCTCTTCTCCCTAAGTCTGTGTTTCCTGTGCTCTCTGACCTTCATCGGCCGACCCTCTGAGTGGTCCTGCATGCTGCGACACACAGCATTCGGCATCACCTTTGTCCTCTGCATGTCTTGTGTTCTGGGGAAAACAATAGTGGTCTTAATGGCCTTCAGGGCAACACTTCCAGGCAGTAATTTGATGAAATGGTTTGGGCCTGCACAGCAAAGGCTGAGTGTTCTCGGTTTCACTCTCATACAGATTTTGATTTGCATACTTTGGCTCACAATCAACCCTCCCTACCCATATAGAAATAGTAAATATTACACAGAGAAGATTATTCTTGAGTGTGCTCTTGGATCACCTGTAGGGTTCTGGGGTGTGTTAGGATACATAGGACTTTTAGCTATGTTATGTTTTGGACTTGCTTTTTTGGCCCGGAAGCTGCCTGATAATTTCAATGAAGCTAAATTCATCACATTCAGCATGTTAATATTCTGTGCAGTCTGGATTACCTTTATCCCAGCTTATGTCAGCTCCCCTGGAAAGTTTACCGTAGCGGTGGAAATATTTGCTATTCTGGCCTCAAGTTACGGAAtgctgtgttgtattttttttccaaagtgcTACATCATTTTATTGAAACCTGAAAAGAATACAAAGAAACATTTGATGGGTAAAGGTACCACGAGAGCCCTTTGA
- the LOC142388241 gene encoding extracellular calcium-sensing receptor-like: protein MHDCICVVFLLVVFVRAFGAEDDTAFCEMLGSPELPLLSKKGHVTIGGAFSIHGQMSKPLLSLTDTPEPLICSRINLREFRFAQTMIFAIEEINNSSSLLPNVSVGYKIFDSCASTLPSTRAVMGLINGQERTLGKTCSGQSSVHAIIGTSESSTTIVMLQISGIFQIPVISHFATCACLSKRKEYPSFFRTIPSDYYQSRALAKLVKHFGWTWVGAVRSDNDYGNNGMATFISAASQEGICVEYSEAISRTGSREQVERVVKVIRRGTARVLVAFLAYDEMDVLLEEALRQNLSGLQWVGSESWITSGHLAKKRYSGVLTGSLGFAIRKAKITGLQEFLLQVNPSQDPQNNLLREFWEATFGCSFQSSLHGTEQCSGSERLQDINNPFTDVSELRISNNVYKAVYAVAHAVHNMLKCGQKHSCVWKDHLEPKLVGKHLQDVNFTIQSGERVYFDEKGDPAAAYELVNWQTNPAGDIVFVAVGSYDASQSNGKQFTMNGVKITWAAKSLKRPLSVCSESCVPGFRQAMIKGKPICCFSCVACAAGEISNSSNSAECSRCPLEYWSNEDHSKCVPKVIEFLSYEETMGALLTAFSVFGASLTLAVSCIFFWFRHTPLVKASNSELSFLLLFSLTLCFLCSLTFIGQPTEWSCMLRHTAFGITFALCISCILAKTITVLMAFKGKRPANTVLQCSAPLQRTSVLGCTLLQVLICVVWSALAPPIPYKNTAHATEKIILECDLGSPIGFWAVLGYIGLLAVLCFILAFLARKLPDNFNEAKFITFSMLIFSAVWVTFIPAYVSSPGKFTVAVEIFAILASSFGLLFCIFAPKCYILLLKPERNTKNHMMGRNQSKTL from the exons ATGCATGACTGCatctgtgttgtgtttctgcTGGTGGTTTTTGTGAGAGCCTTCGGAGCAGAGGATGACACTGCTTTCTGTGAGATGCTGGGGAGCCCAGAGTTACCCCTGCTGTCTAAGAAAGGACATGTTACTATTGGAGGAGCTTTTTCAATTCATGGCCAAATGTCTAAGCCTTTACTGTCTTTAACTGATACTCCAGAACCTCTCATTTGCTCCAG GATAAATTTAAGAGAATTTCGCTTTGCTCAAACAATGATATTTGCCATAGAGGAGATCAACAATAGCAGTTCTCTACTGCCTAATGTTTCAGTTGGTTATAAGATATTTGACAGCTGTGCATCAACACTACCTTCAACACGTGCTGTGATGGGTCTCATTAATGGACAAGAAAGAACTTTGGGAAAAACCTGCTCTGGTCAGTCATCTGTTCATGCCATCATTGGAACCTCTGAGTCTTCCACAACCATTGTGATGCTGCAAATTTCCGGGATTTTCCAGATACCAGTG ATCAGCCACTTTGCCACATGTGCTTGTCTCAGTAAGAGAAAGGAGTACCCGTCCTTCTTCAGAACCATCCCCAGTGACTACTACCAGAGCAGAGCCCTGGCTAAACTGGTTAAGCACTTTGGATGGACATGGGTTGGGGCAGTGAGAAGTGACAACGACTATGGTAATAATGGGATGGCGACATTTATCTCAGCTGCAAGTCAGGAGGGGATTTGTGTCGAGTATTCTGAGGCCATTTCAAGGACTGGTTCCAGAGAGCAGGTTGAGAGGGTGGTCAAAGTGATCCGTAGAGGCACTGCAAGAGTTCTAGTTGCCTTTCTTGCTTATGACGAGATGGATGTTCTGCTTGAGGAAGCTTTGAGGCAGAACTTGTCAGGGCTGCAGTGGGTGGGCAGTGAATCCTGGATCACATCAGGTCATTTGGCTAAGAAGAGGTACTCTGGTGTACTGACGGGGTCTCTGGGCTTTGCCATAAGAAAAGCAAAAATCACAGGCTTGCAAGAATTTCTTTTACAGGTGAACCCAAGTCAGGATCCTCAGAACAACTTACTGAGAGAATTCTGGGAAGCAACCTTTGGCTGCAGCTTCCAGTCCAGTTTGCATGGTACAGAACAGTGCTCTGGCTCTGAGAGACTACAGGACATAAACAATCCTTTCACAGATGTGTCAGAGCTAAGAATATCTAACAATGTTTATAAGGCTGTGTATGCTGTAGCTCATGCTGTACATAACATGTTAAAATGTGGACAAAAACATTCATGTGTCTGGAAAGATCATTTAGAGCCAAAACTG GTTGGGAAACACCTCCAGGATGTGAATTTTACAATTCAGTCAGGGGAGAGAGTGTATTTTGATGAAAAAGGGGATCCTGCAGCAGCTTATGAGCTGGTGAACTGGCAGACAAACCCAGCAGGAGATATTGTGTTTGTGGCTGTAGGGAGCTACGATGCTTCACAATCAAATGGAAAGCAGTTCACAATGAATGGAGTAAAGATAACATGGGCTGCAAAGTCCCTGAAG AGGCCACTGTCTGTCTGCAGTGAGAGTTGTGTGCCAGGCTTCCGACAGGCTATGATTAAAGGCAAACCCATCTGCTGTTTCTCCTGTGTTGCCTGCGCTGCTGGAGAGATCAGCAACTCCAGCA ATTCTGCAGAGTGTTCACGCTGTCCACTGGAGTACTGGTCAAATGAAGATCACAGCAAGTGTGTTCCAAAGGTGATCGAGTTCCTATCTTATGAGGAGACAATGGGGGCCCTCCTAACTGCTTTCTCTGTGTTCGGAGCAAGTCTAACACTGGCTGTCTCGTGTATCTTCTTTTGGTTTCGTCACACACCTCTTGTCAAAGCAAGTAACTctgagctgagtttcctgttgCTCTTCTCCCTAACTCTGTGTTTCCTGTGCTCTCTGACCTTCATTGGCCAGCCCACTGAGTGGTCCTGCATGCTGCGCCACACAGCTTTTGGCATAACCTTTGCCTTGTGCATATCATGTATCTTGGCTAAAACCATCACGGTCCTGATGGCCTTTAAGGGTAAAAGGCCAGCAAACACAGTTCTTCAGTGTTCTGCTCCACTTCAGAGAACAAGTGTACTTGGCTGTACATTACTGCAGGTGCTGATTTGTGTAGTATGGTCAGCTCTTGCTCCACCAATTCCTTACAAAAATACTGCTCATGCTACTGAAAAGATTATTCTCGAGTGTGATTTAGGTTCACCTATAGGGTTTTGGGCTGTTTTGGGGTATATCGGCCTTCTTGCTGTGCTTTGCTTCATCCTTGCTTTTCTGGCTCGAAAGCTGCCTGATAATTTCAATGAAGCCAAATTCATCACCTTCAGCATGCTGATATTCAGTGCAGTCTGGGTCACATTTATCCCAGCATATGTTAGCTCTCCTGGGAAGTTTACTGTCGCTGTAGAAATATTTGCTATTCTGGCCTCAAGCTTCGGTTTGCTTTTCTGCATATTTGCTCCAAAATGTTATATATTACTATTAAAACCAGAAAGGAATACTAAAAACCACATGATGGGGAGAAACCAGTCAAAAACACTTTAA